ATGTGGAAAATGACCGACAGGTACCTGGCGCCCACCAAGCCGCCGGCCTCTGGTGACGTTGCGATTAACGCTgtctcctttctctcttccttcaccACGTTGTCATGTGCCCTCCTCCTCCGCCCATCCTGTTGTCAAATGTCTGTGTCTGATCTCCCCGCGCCCGTTCATCTTCTGGTTACGTGGCATCTCAATGACTTTCCTGACTGACTTCTCTCTGcgtctcttttttccttcctccacGGGGCGGTTGCTCTGTCCTTCCTTCCATCTGTGCATGCCTTGTCGACTCTGTGCCCTCTGGGGCCACCCCTTCTCCTTCTGCcaccgcctcctccctcccttcctgtcctcctcctcctcctgtcggCATAGAAGCGCACGGGGAGCATGGACACCGACGACTACCGAGCCCTCCTTATCTCCACGGGATACAGCCTGgtaggctttctctgcttattttctTTCTGATCCCTGCACTGTCCTTGGTGATGCTGCCCTGGTGCTGTGTTTGTgtctcccctgctgctgctgacctgggggtgggaggggaaggaaaatgGGGTGAACAGGTCTTGGGGAGGGGGTAGCGTCCCAATTAGGGTGGAAAACGGGGGGTTACGAATGACTGGATATTTGCTAAGGCTGCCGGTTGCTTACATCTCCTCCCCCCAATATGCATATTGGTAAAATATCAGTGCCAGAGCCTTTTGAAGCTATCGAAGGAGGGGGGGAATTCTTTACGGGTAACAGAACTTCCTTTTCCACCATGCTTGTTGCTGGAATCCACTGCAGATGAACtccatctggtgggccgctgtgagatacaggaagctggactagatgggcctgtggcctgatccagtggggctgttcttatgttcttaaactacaattcccaggaggccttgcaggtctcttgttatctggtgtgctccctggggcatttggtgggtcactgtgagatacaggaagctggactagatgggcctgtggcctgatccagtggggctgttcttatgttcttaactacagttcccaggaggccttgcaggtctcttgttatctggtgtgctccctggggcatttggtgggccgctgtgagatacaggaagctggactagatgggcctgtggcctgatccagtggggctgttcttaggttcttaactacagttcccaggaggccttgcaggtctcttgttatctggtgtgctccctggggcatttggtgggccgctgtgagatacaggaagctggactagatgggcctctggcctgagccagtggggctgttcttatgttcttaactacagttcccaggaggccttgcaggtctcttgttatctggtgtgctccctggggcatttggtgggccgctgtgagatacaggaagctggactagatgggcctctggcctgatccagtggggctgttcttatgttcttaactacagttcccaggaggccttgcaggtctcttgttatctgatgtactccctggggcagttggtgggccgctgtgagatacaggaagctggactagatgggcctgtggcctgatccagtggggctgttcttaggttcttaactacagttcccaggaggccttgcaggtctcttgttatctggtgtgctccctggggcatttggtgggccgctgtgagatacaggaagctggactagatgggcctctggcctgagccagtggggctgttcttatgttcttaactacagttcccaggaggccttgcaggtctcttgttatctgatgtactccctggggcatttggtgggccgctgtgagatacaggaagctggactagatgggcctatggcctgagccagtggggctgttcgtatgtcACGTTCCAACAATTCTGGCGTGGTGAGGGCAGAGCGGTTGTGCAGGGGCTTTTCTTAAACCTTAACTGAGTGCTTTTGATGCGTTGCACTCAATGGCAGAGTTCCAGAAATGTGACAAGCTTCTGTTCTTGGCACTCAGGCTTGTCAGAGCCTCCAAGTGCCCAAAGCtgtggccttttaaaaaaaaaaaaaaaaaatcgggTTTGCATTGAATGCCTTTTTCCTGGTCAGGGAGATGCGGAGTTCAACCGGATCATGAGTGTCGTGGATCCCAACAACAGCGGCGTTGTGACCTTCCAAGCCTTTATCGATTTCATGTCCCGGGAGACGACGGACACAGACACGGCTGACCAGGTCATCGCCTCCTTCAAGGTCCTTGCTGGAGACAAGGTGAGCCTGGCAAGAAGCCTGGGAGGGTAGAGCAGGCAGAATTGACCGCACATAAACAAGTGGCAGGACCTGGTTTCCCTCGCTGCACAGCCTCAGCAACGCTACCCACCCCCCCATATTGGCCAAGCTGGATTCACTTACTTTGTTGCAGGTggtcattgtgggggggggggggggtgtctgagccTTGCACAGTGTAATCTGTTTGAAACACCTTCGCTCAGTAGTAGCCCTGCTCCAGTCATTGTCTCCGCCCCTCTGACAGATATGCAGTTGGTGAGTGCACACAGGGCCACCCTGCCTGTGGGTCTCTGCCCCAGGAGGCTCACTTAGCCCCTTTCCTTGTGGCTTTTGGGTGCCAGGCAGCAGCAGTCCTGCTCACCCTGCTTTGTGCACAGGTGTCGGTTTCGCTCCTCAGGCCTTGTCTGATCCGCGCTGCAGGCTGAAGTCTCTTGTGCAACTTCCTTGCTGAAAGACAGGCGCTAACTCTCCGACCAACTCAGCCAGCAGAAGCTGGCTCCGGTGTGTTCTCGCCACtcaggcagcccctcctctctgtctctctggcaCAGAACTACATCACAGCTGAGGAGCTGCGGCGAGAGCTTCCTCCGGACCAGGCCGAGTACTGCATCGCCCGCATGGCACCATACCAGGGCCCTGATGCCATCCCCGGCGCCCTCGACTACAAGTCCTTCTCCACAGCACTGTATGGCGAGAGTGACCTGTGAGATGCAGGTGGCAGCGACGGCGGTGACAAGAGCAAGCGCTGGcgcttttggggtggggtggggtggggagcagcagtTAGTTTCCCTCCGTGctgtatttacacacacacacacacacacaagctctctctctctcacactctctaTTTCACACACAGACCCctggcagcagggaagttctctctctttccttctgttTTTCCCTCTCTCGAGGACCGAACGCTGCCTCTGCGCTGGGCAAACCTGGGAGCTGACCCACGCAACTCTCTTTTTAATGCACCTCCTCCAGGAACTGTTACCTATGCAACGGTTGTGACTCTTCCTTTTCCCAGGTGTTGAACTGGGGCGagtctctctccccacccttccaccTTTTTATTGTGTTGTCACAGGGAGAGGACAACAGGTCTGAGGGCTGCTGGCAAATGGCAGAGGCCCTGCGGTGCAGATGGGCTATTTTTGTTAGATCccagtctatttttgtttttcctgtcGCGTCGGAGGGCGGAACAAAAGAGTTTTGCTACTGACTGGCATGTtttcttctctgtgtttttgtttCGTTTTTTCTTAATTTATGCACCTGAGTGGCACAGCACAAGATCACCCCCAGCACCACCTCGTCTGGGAGGCTTGCAAGTGTCTGTCCTCTCTGCAGAGTGGGCTCCCCTGCCTGTTCTGTTCCTCAGCAGCTAGCTGTGCTAGACAGAGTATGGGAACTGGCCCCTTCTTGTGGctctctccttcctgcctccccccccccccgaagtccCTTCAACCCACTCATTCATCACGAACATTCCCCTTTCGTTCACTTTAATACCTGCCCCAGTGCTTTTGCACTTAGCCAGGGCACATCTGCCCAGAGCAGGAGCTGCTTCCAGACTTGTGATTCAAACTCGGATTTGCCCTTCCGTAGTTCCTGGTGATGGGTACCCCCTTCACACCAGCATTGTGTCCTCCACTGTGCACCGATCTGTTCCGCCCTGAAGAAAGGGGCTTTTCCACTTTGGTGCTAGGTTATCTTTGGAAGATGAAGGCAGAGAGACTGCACTGGGCTTTGGGCCTTGCCTCCAGAGCTCAGATGTGGAGGCTGTGCTCTCGTTGCTAGCTACTTGCTGACTGGCACTTGCATTCAGAGACACGCCAGCTGCACTCTCACTCTTGCACGAGGTGCCTGTCGCCAGGCCTTAGCagtctgctcctcctctccccccacacactGCAGGGCCACCTTTTGCGCACTGCTTGGAAAGCGTGTTTTTCACTCAGCAATACCGGCACCCAGACACGGGGTTTCCAAGAAGCGGAGTCGCGCGCACACAAGGCGACAGCAGTTCTTCCTGTTTGAGAGTCAAGCCCCGCTGTCTTAACCTCCAGGTCGCCTCTTGAATGGGCAACAAtttgtccaaactttttaaattttgcaCACCGTTGTCacaggtgggtgtgtgtgtgtgtgtgtgtgaggggcagGATATACCTTCTCCCAAAACAGAAGAgtgaaatggggtgggaggggaggagtttGATTCACAGGGGGTCTCAACTCTAGATACTTTCGGAGGGAAACTTGCTTCAGTGTGGGAAAAGGAGGGCAGAAGCCCCAAAAGATCCTTGGACTGTAGGAAAACTGAGCTGGACATCTGGTGAGCTAAAGGGACAGGTGTACACTTTTTTCGGGGTGCCTCAAaagctgctccctcctccccgtaGGGCAGACAGAAGCTACTCACTTGCTCagtcttcctctttttctccccccttctccATGCCTCTTTTCCTTGAACAACTCTTTAAATCCATCACTTTCACgcttatatataaatatatatatatctattttTTTGTAATTTCTTCATCATGGTGCAGGGTTTTCTGAGATCCAAATTTCAACGAAAGAGAACCCTGcaaagatctttttttaaaaaaagagagaaattaaaaacagcaaaacTGTTGCAATTTAATAACGtccagatttattattattattaaatatatattcaTCTAGCATCTTGTATTGCCGATGGgtgtctcttttctttctcttcctgtctCTTCATCATGTAATTACACGGCTGACTGTAGCACTGGAAACTGTAACATTcccatgttctttttttcctcatccttgggttttttttttttttttggtttttttaacgTTATTTTTTTGTTGTCGGAAGGTTagcttattttattgcatttgctACTGAATGCCTGACCCTCTGAGCTCTGCGGGGGTGGGGTTTTTTCAGCCGATAGGGAATAGCCAGCTTTTTTTCCGCCTGtgttcaccatcatcatcactgtCAATGTCTTCTAAAAATTTCTGAGCTTTCTGGGTAATCCagccctccttctcccttttgagaATAAGACAATAAAGTGTAATATTTTTAAGGATGATTATCTTCTGTTGTTTTTGTTCCCCTGCCTTTCTCCGGGGTGGGAGGGGTCATGCAGTCTTGTGGTCGTTATTTGGGCTGCTTTTTCCAGAAGTCCAGGTTTGACCTGGTGTGGGGGGGCAGACTGCTGTGGCTTCCATCGTCCTACAGAGCCTGACACACAACTGGCTGcagccggtgggggggggggggaacagttcaTCTCGAGTGAACGAAGGCATAGCAAACAGCCACCACCCCGCTGTGTTCTGGGTTTTCATTCGTTTCCAAAATCTGCTGATCATTGTTATACCAGAATTCATAATACTTTGTGAAGTTTAATCCTGAGACCCCATGTCCTGCAGGACACGCGTCCTCGGCTCTGACATTGAAATAATGTTCAGGGCAATTAGGCTGATAATTTTGCATAGTTCTAGGCGATAGTGCTAGTTATAAAACTGTTGAATCCatatttttttaagttaaaagGGCCTTGCTCCgtgcacagcagcagctgctactCTGCAGAAGAGACTGCTCTAAATATTGGGTTGGAGACTCTTTCCAGAAACGTTTTTAATTGAGCCTCCCGGAAACCAGTTTATCACACGCAACTCGCGTGACTTGGCCACAGTCCTCCATGAATGACTGGGAGGAATCCACTTTTCCCCTTGAGCAGATGATTGTGCCTCCTGCAAAGTCGGACCCCTGCCATGTCTTCACTCTTAGCACtggggtcttcccccccccccggctctgaaATCTTTCAGCTAGAGTGGTGGCTTCTCAAACCTGttgggacccgccagaagtgatgtcgtggccagaagtgacatcatcaagcagggaaatgtttaacacccctatACGATAAAATCAAAGCAAATTAATAATGAAGTAaagtaaaagtttaaaaaattattttaaatgaagAGTTACCcttctaagcagttgctgatctgttttttaaaaaatccccaacatcccaaaggctgcaatcctatccacacttacctgggagtaaaccctattgactctcattgttaaaagcatatacatagcagcctgttaaaagtacaggtcggtaacatttccccaaatgcagtcacataccttcgaagcatcaggtctaatatattaaaaataaaatacacattgaagaatgcggacccacctgacgttggctcatgatccacctagttaCTGACCCACCGCTTGAGAAATATTGGGAGAGTTGAGCGACTGAACCTTGAAACCTGCAGGCAGAAGAGCTGCTCTGATTTGTACCTACATACCTACAGTCCTTCATGTTAGGTGTTGGTTTAAAAAGCACAATGTTGTGTGAATACAGCATTTCCCAACTGAGTGCAGAGGTTGGCATCTCTTAACCCTCCTCCCGATGATATAGTTATTGCTTCCGAAATGCTCAGAATGATTGAAGCAGAAAAGTGAGTGAGGATGAGTGAAGTCAAAAACTTAACCCTTTTGCATTTCATGAATTGGGTGGTGGTTATAATCTTTGTCCCAGAGCTGTTCTGGCCCCCAGTGGAAAGAAGGGGCTAGAATGACGACTACATCCTGAGGTTTGGAAGGTCATCCTGATGCAAGGAAGGTGAGTATGAACTTGGTTTTCAGATGTGAGTGCTGTGTTTCTCTGCCACAAAAAATAGTGCCCCCGCTGGTATCCTGAGCCCCTCCTCTGCTTTTGGGAATTGCTGACCTGGTGACAATTTGGCCTCTAGCATGGGATGCAGCTGCCTCTGGGCTCTGTGGCATTCAAGGCAGAAATCCCAAATTGTACTCTTGAAATAGGCAGTCCCGTGTCCATTTCCTACCTGTAACATGCCTGTCTTTCTAGAATGAATCTGTAGAGCACACACAATTGAAGCTTTTAATAGATTTATTGTAGTAACAGCTTTCATTGGAAGACTCCACTTGGCATAGTGCTCCATTGGAGTACAAAACCATCTTGATCTTTGGGTGCAGTTCACACATCATCCTGCTTTAGTTGCTGAGTCCTGCCAAGATCTTGAGTGTGATTTGTCCATCCATCACCAAAAAGTGTATGCTCTCTGGCTCGAGGCGGTGGGGAAACTCCGTCAGAACTCTGTCATTCTCTATTATCTGGGAACAAAGGGGGCATCATCAAGGTGGGTGAACTGGGAGGGGTCTCAGTCATGACAGACCAACAACACCAAATATTTTGGAGAGCTGGTAGCCATTCCATTTTCCTACCCATATCCCCACTTAAATGCTTAAAGAGTTTTGCTTGGTAAGAGCAAGGAGAGTCTGGCCCACCACTCAGAGCAGGGACATAATGTCTATTATCAGACATTCAGAGGATATTCAGATGTAGAGTGCCTCCATAAATGGAAGTTCCATCATGGCTTTCAGCTTTTGGAAGATTGCATTTGGCTGAATCACCAGAATcgggggacatctgctaaaactgagtgttgggacaaacagaagaaggtacagtgatgcctcgcaagacgaaattaattcgttgcgggagtcgtttcgtattgcgaaaatttcgtcttgcgaggcatcactgcaaacaaacaaaaaaaatgcaaaaattcgtcttgcgaagcacggccatagaaaaattcgtcttgcgagtcaccaaaaaaatcgcaaaacgctttcgtcttgtgagtttttcgttgcgcgaggcattcgccttgcgaggcatcactgtatttgtttattcagtgtgtagttagtctgtggaactccttgccacaggatatagtgatgacatctggcctagatgcctttacaagaggattggacaaatttctggaggaaaagtccatcaagggttacaagccatgatgcatatgtgcaacctcctgattttagaaatgggctatgtcggaatgccagatgcaagggagggcaccaggatgcaggtcttttgttgtctggtgtgctccctggggcatttggtgggccactgtgagatacaggaagctggactagatggacctatggcctgatccagtgggactgttcttatgttaacctgaAGCCTAAACTAATGGTCTTGAATCCCATGAATTCCTTCCTTTCAAGTCTTCCTTGCTTCTTGTGCTCTGGTCACAGGACCCTGGTTGTAGCTGAGCCTTTGGCTGCACATATTCTTACCTAAAGGGGTCTTTTTGGTTCCCACCCACTTCTACCACTAGTGTTGGGATGGGGGATCCTGACTCCGTCTTCCCACAACCTCACTGAGGACTAGAACCCCCTACCACCTTGTAGCCGGAGCTGGTGATGATGAATCGTATTGCGAAGCTTTTCCCTTGCCGTAGGGTGCTCGGCATCTTGAGCTCTTTCCGACGCTCCCTTTTTGCCCGGCTGCTGAGCGTCACAACAGCAGAAGAGGAATGTGGGGGTCCTTCAAATTGGAGGTTGAACTCGAAGGGAATGTCGGCCCCACGAAATTGTGCACAACGAAAGCAGGCTTTGAACCTGAAGAAGGAGACAGGAGTCATTCTTAAGGGCACAGGAGCTAGACCAGTgagaaaggttggcaacctttgtTTCAAGGTTTGGCTtctcagtagaggtgtttgtttccagtgattaagacaggtttacagcctaagttttactcaacacaatgggcctacttctgagtaaaagaatACCAtattcaaacacctctacttatgaggTTTATTGTTTGACCTTGAGCAAATCACTTATCAGTGCTGCTGTTGGAAAAAAAGGTAGTTGGGGTCTATCTCAAAATCACATCAGTTCTGTGGATGGGCTGTGAGAAAGGaagtcactctgcacatgttcaggaaCATCTTGGAGTAGTACTCCACGGAGAGGGTGAGGGTGAACTTTGCCTCATCTTAGATTAATTTTGCCCAGCATTTGGGCAAAAGACACAAAACCTTCCCTTCACCTcatctcagtggtgtagctagagggggtgcaaagccctaagttttgcaaggagccccaCCTCAATGTGCAAGCggccctcccctttcccttcagagTCATacacctctggggggggggaaccgcttggacactgcagtgaggctctctgcaaaacttagtgctttgcaccccttcacTGCCTCATCTTTTTTGCAGTTCGTACTGATGGCATCCACTTCCTTCATATTTGTGCATAACTTACCCTTTACTGTTCTGTGGAATGAAACCTTCCAACTTCACCTCTGACCCGTATTTCAGGCCATATGGAATAGGTCTAATGTATGGCATCTCCTGCAAAGAAAAAACAATTGAGGTGCTTTGCAACTGTTGTTTGCATGTTTCTAGTCCTCTTGAGGACTGGATGAAAGTCAGTTTCATCTCAGAACACCCAATTGATCAGGGACCCCTGTGGTCCAGTTCGTGGACAACTGGGCTGGGATTTTGGATTCAAATAGCATATCTTCTTTGGGCTTACTGAGTGTTCCTGTGTCTACTTCCTAGTCACCTGTGGTACCGTTGCAGAAATATACTTGACGAATACCCCTCTTAATGGTGTGTATTTGTTACATTTTactcctgcctttcttccaaggagctccagTTTGGCATATCTGGTCTGCCTTTACAGCCCTGCGAGGTGGTTTTTCAcggaaagatagtgactggcccaagatagCCCACATGTTTTATGGCagtgtggggatttgaacccagctctcATACTCGGAGTCAAATGTTCTGAATGTGCCATTATTCAGAAGCCTCCATCTTGACTTTCCCTTGCAtcgttttttgtttgtttgtttttttggttgcagccggaagtaccccagaactgacgACAAGCTGATATACTGCTGAGCTGACCCTCggcggcagagaggagttgccatcaagtggagcgtgggaggcaaagggccagagagaggccagaccaggaaggaatccagctggaacaaggagttctatgaaagactagaactagacaattgtaaaaatccctacgggggtttagaacagcctgcctatgggattaaagtctgaggagaaatctgacgaccaaagaaaggcagtatataaatgcctgtataagTAAATATAGCTGATTTGTTGGTTTGGGGGTATCtgtcttttcccaggacatgtacTCAAAGCTGTCCTTACTCACATGCACCTTGGTTTCATCATGTGCATATGTGGGGGGGAAATTTATGATGTGGGGGAAAGGCTCATTTATGATGaaagatgactcagggagcatgGAACACCTTTCAGGCTCTGCATTACTGATGGATCGCGTGTTCCTTTGCTTTTTAGTTGCTAAATTGCACTCAGCTCTTTGACAGCTTGACGTTTTTAAGGTGAGGCGTTCTTTGGAGTACCTGTGATGACACTGCTTGAGTGGACTGGCGCCATGCTAAGTGCGGAAGGTGGGCTGGGCTTGCTTTTTGGTGATTCTAGCAGAATTATTGGGAAACCCCAAGGGAGTTTCGGTTCCCCGTCC
This sequence is a window from Tiliqua scincoides isolate rTilSci1 chromosome 10, rTilSci1.hap2, whole genome shotgun sequence. Protein-coding genes within it:
- the LOC136661700 gene encoding galectin-4-like — protein: MAIEKETLEMPYIRPIPYGLKYGSEVKLEGFIPQNSKGFKACFRCAQFRGADIPFEFNLQFEGPPHSSSAVVTLSSRAKRERRKELKMPSTLRQGKSFAIRFIITSSGYKIIENDRVLTEFPHRLEPESIHFLVMDGQITLKILAGLSN